The Tenebrio molitor chromosome 7, icTenMoli1.1, whole genome shotgun sequence region TACGAACAGGAGAATAGGGAGTTGCGACACAAGATCGCGCATCTCGAGGAGGAACTCGCCGAAAAGGAATCGGAGCTGTTGAGGGTGAGGAGCCAGAGGCCGGGATTGGACGCGAAGTTCGACAGGGCCGAGATCGAGAGGTACAGAGCGGCGCAGCTCCAAGCGGAGAGGTTGCTGGAGGCGAGGGAGCAGAGTCACAGGCAGCAAGTGGCGCGGTTAGAGAATCAGGTACAAACGAATCGGATATTTTTTTGCGGAAAATATGCCACGTGAAACGTAAAAGTCGAGTCGTAGATTGATACATACGATTTTTGTCGTCACGTGTTGTGATAAAAATAGGCCACGACATCTGGCGCGTGCTTTTTCGCTTGTGACAATTCGTGACAACACAGAATTTTTAAAGaggataaatttttatattgtatgaataaaaaaaatagctttTTTAAGTTTACGGATGTGTTCTTTTGCCTGAAGAAATCAGGGTGGCGCTGTCGGCGCTTTGTCAAAATTACACCTAACCCAACTTATGCGAAATCATGACAATATACACTCGAGTCGCCGTTTAacgagattttttgttgatcgtcaattggaaaatacataattgttgATGTTTTTGACAGATCACATTGTTGAGGGAACAACTGAACCAAGAGATCAAGCGGCGCCAGCAGTACGTGTTGAGGAGCACGAAGGCGGGGCGCGAGATGCAACAGTTGAGACAAGCCTTGGGCGATTCCTTGCGGACGGTCTCGCAAGATCCATCTCTGGACGCTCTGCTGCTGGAGCACGAGGCGCGAAAGTTGGACAACACGCTTTCGAACACCGCCAGTTTGCCCCCAGGTCTTAGTCTACCATCGTCTTCTTACCGGAGGTCCGCCACTCCGCAACCTAAGTAGTTCGGttttagttgaatttttttctttcaatcgACATCGTTACCAGGGAAGTATACAACAAGATGTTTGCACTTTTATACCAAAGAACTGTACTTATAATTTGGGTCCGTTGTGGACATACACTgccattttttataatttgctcAATAAATCTAGATCGCAACGGAATGGAATAATAACAAGTAGATGAGTGTAGAGGATGCTTTCGCAATCGAGTCAGGTTGACGTTTTTACAAATTAGATCACCGAGTCTCGAGGAGTTTTGGTAATGTGACTCAAAAAAgtgttcaaaattaattagtctTAACACATAGATAACACTACTTTAGTAGAGAATGTAACGACTAATAGACGTACTTAAATCTGTAACGAGTACTTAAAGTAACCgtccatttttgtttttggcaGTGTCGAGAGTCACGTGTCGCAATGACATACATGTTTGCCGGTTGTTTGTGCAACTCACGAGTGCCCTGTATCGTTTCGGCGACCGTCACTCTCGAgctgttaaatattttccgtCCAGTTTAATGAATTTTGTGTATTTTGTAACGACTATTGTGTTAGGTGACATAGGTTTACTCATtgcttaaataaattattagaagagaactgttttttcttcgattacCTTCACGAATTCCACGTTACGGTCCTGTCCATCAAGAGAAAAACGAATGAAATCTTTTTCTGGTATTACGAATTACGAATAATAATAcatcatttaattattaatgtaGGGGCTATGATGCGAGTGCGAGAGACAgcacacaaaaataataataatactgatACTAATCAAAATAACACATCACACATCAGACTTGATGCAGTGTCAGGATGTCGTATTTGGTAATTGCcaataaatgaaataattggGTGAAACTGAACATTACATTAACAATGGTGTCATGGCGGCTTGTGTCGTGGATCGAGGTGATCATGGTCTGCACATCTATCACAGGCTTACCtcctgtaaaataataaaatggggtGGTGATGGTGAGTAACCAATTCGCTGAGAGTATTGTGCAAGCATAACCATCACGTATTTACAATAACAAATCAACACCATCTCAAATATGGTATGTACCATCATAAAGTCAACCTCaactattgggtgattcaaaatgattgtggccaagtatgacaactatgtacgaaaatctatgtggcaactgtgtggatgaggtagagttgtcatttgtacctatgacatttcatagcgtgcatttgatttttttgatatcattacagcttgatttgacagttttcaaaattgcgcgactatgaactgtcaaagaaatatcaactctacGTCTACCCTACCCAAACAGTTgctacataaattttcgtacatagttgccatacttggccacaatcattttgaatcacccaatactacATATTAGGTACTCTAATTCATTATCAATTAACATTAACCAATTGAGCTCTGTCCAGGGTTAGGGGAAAGAATAGGGTTCACACACTTCACACAGAACCCTCAAGGACTCAGTCCTCATCTCATAAACAACTGTAATCAAATGAGGCGCCCTGATTCCTGTCAACGACATGTCGGGACTCAATCCCTCAATCATATCAAAATTCGCAATCTCATCAACTGTCATCATGACTTGAATCAAGTTAACAACATGATCATCCTCAATGGGGAAAACAACAttctcaattaattataactcaCGAGCAGTCCTAATCTCAGTCAGCGactctcaattaattattaatcacgAGCGGTCCTGATCTCAGTCAGCAACCCTCAATTACTTATAAATCACAAGCAGTCCTGATCCCAGTCAGCGACCCCCAGCAACCcccaattaattataaaacatttaaagaTTCACAATACTAATTGTACATATTTAGTAATTTAGTTATGGCCATAATCGTTATCAAAACAATTATTGAAATAGGTAAACTCACCACAACACCAACAGAAACAGGTCACTCAGTGATACACACACCTTATTGAATACACTTTTCCACAACAACcaacttttgcaaaaaaatgggTTGAAAATATAAACAGCGATCCAGTTTTGTTTAAGCACAACTAGATACTTATTTCAAACTCATGAACGCTTTCTTAACAAAGAGTTCTAATAAATATGACTCACGTAACGTGTAGCGTCTTAAAaactattaaagaaaaaatcatggtCACATATTGCGTCGTCCTTCATTAAAATAAGAATaaagttataaaaatgtaaggGAGTATTCGTTTAGCTTTCCACACTGCGTAACTCCCATTTATATGGAGCTGCGGTGTCCGAGTGGTTAAGGAGATGGACTTGAAATCCATTGGGTTCTGCCCGCACAGGTTCGAATCCTGTCCGCAGcgtgaactttttttttaattttgaaaacaaaattccgCACCGCTTCAATAAAAACACAtaaaaaaaagacattttttatatagggTGAATAAAACACCgttcttattaaaaaaaaaatgtattattcagAATTTTTATGTACAGgggaacaatttaaaaatgtcttAATAAAATCAATCGGACTCCATGTAGATGTCGTTTTCGCTTCCGCTCGAGGCATCCTCGGAATCCGATTCGACATCCATCTTATTCAGCATCTTCGTCTTTTTAGCGACCATATCGCCCAATTTCATAACATACTGTATCGTATATTTGTTAAACTCGCATCTACAATAAACATCACAcaacaaattgcaaaaaaaaataatacaaaaaacacCCACATCTTCGAAACTTGGTCGTATTTCCGCACCAAACTCTTCTCCAAAGCTAACAAGTATGCCATGTTTTTTCGTGGGGCGATCTTCGGACCGTGAACGCTCAACAAACACCGCGTCCAAATGAGATAATACTCCAAGTGCCTCGAACTGTCCAACGCACTCGAAACGATAACTAAAAGCCTGTGGACGTACTGCTCGCTCAAACTCGACACGATCAGTTCCACTTAAATCCTTCCGTCAAAATTTACACGAACACCCTGTAGCCTAATCTACTTACCGTCCTTGACCGGGATATTTTCCATCACCTCCTGGATCAAGTTCGCTTCGTTCAACTTCATCGCCATGGTGAGAGCTGCAAAGAACTCCTCCAAAAACAATACCCACGATGCTGCAACAACTCACCGTTGAGGTGATCTCCGTCTCTGATCGAGTTTTTCACCGCTTCCGGCGTGATCCCTATCTGCAGGTCCCACGGGTCGAAGATCAGGCCCGAAGAGAGCGAATACACCAGGAGACCTTCGGTGGTGGCCGCCGCCCATTGCTGTCCCGTGGGCGAAAATTGCAAAGAGAAAACTCGTACCTGCgacgaaaaatatttcaattggTTCCGTAAAGAGAACAAGTGAAGGACAGTACTTCCGGTTTTACAGTCCTGCCAGCCATGTCCCCCTTTTTCACCCCCGGCAACTTAAGAACCACGTTACCCCCTTCCCTCTCGTCCCGCTCTTCCACCAGAGCGATGTTACCGAACTCGTTCATCTTCCTCCGATTGATGAAATcctaaaaatcaattttagcCAAAGCGACGAAACTGCAACGATCAGCTCACGTCGACGGCGTCCAGAGACCTGTTCTGGGTGATCTCGAATTTTTTCACGATCAACGACTCGGCAACGTTGTAAATGCAGACGTTCTTCGACTGACCACCTGCCAGCAAGTAGGCGCCGTCAGCCGAGTAACACAGACTGGTAAAAGCTCTGCAAACATCAAGTTCAACACGAAACTTCCCCGACACCTCGACGAACATACTTGGCCTGAAGCGACTTCCTCGCCGTGACCAGATCCGCGTCGGACCTTCCGCTCCCCAGATCGTTCCGCCCTTCGATGCTCGTCACTTGCACCGACGTCTTCACGTCGAAGATCAAAATCTGGCCGTCGAGAGTGGCCGCAGCGACCTCTTTACCGTCAGGTTTGAACTGCACGCACAGACCGTCGCTCATCAGTTCTATCGTCTCGTGGGCGGACCCCTTCTCGATGGCGTCCCAGATCCGCAAGGTCTTGTCCCAAGAGACCGACGCCAGACAGGTGCTAGTCACGCTGGGGCTGAACGTGAGACTCGTCTGGAAAACAACACACAACTGAAAAACCTGAGACTCTTCGGGAAGGTTTTCTTACGACTGGGCCTTCGTGGCCGCTCAAAATCTCCAAGAGCCGGCCGGTCTTGATCGACCAGAGGAAGATCTCGAAGACGTCTTGGCCGCCGGCGGCTACGAACTCGCCGCTGCTGTCCACCGACACCGAAGCGAACTGGACGGGTCTCGGCGAAGCGAAAGTCCGGAAATTGCGGTACCTGCGACGCAAACAAATCAAAACGCGAATCGCACGGATCGGGACGTACCTCAGGACATCATAGGCGCGCACAGTTCCGTCCAAAGACGCCGACACCAGAAACTTCTTAGTTCCGCTGAACGCCACCGCGGTGACGGCGCTCGAGTGTTCGCCGAAGGTGACGAAGCAGAACCCCGAGTGCACGTTCCACAGTTTTACTTTGCCGTCTTCACCCCCCGTGGCCAACAGCTGTCCGTCGACGGAGTAACACACGCAGCTCATATTGTTGGAGTGACTTTGCTGTTTCAAGCGGTAGATTTCACCTGAAAACTCATTTCTCAAAGCTgctaaaatattattgtgcATTACTTTGCCACTCCCAGACGAGCAACTGGCCGAGACCACCGCACCCCAAGCCGATCCAGTCTCCAGTGGAGTTGAGACAAACCGAAGATATCTTTTGTTCGGAGATGGATAAAGAGTGGATCAAGTTGACGTCGGGGAGTTCGTGGATAAAGAAGGCGCCGTTCGAGAaacctaacaaaatttttaaaaataaaaatgtcttcgTCTTCGAGGATGTCGCCGACGAACCTGTGACTAAaacttttgttttgttgtggtATGCGGCGCACGTGAGAACCGCTCGTTTGTCGTCTTTTCTCGCCTCGTCTGCCAAATAGTGACGTGCCAGTCTCTTGTAGAAGAACTTGTCGTTTTTGACTTCTTCGCTTTTGTCTTCGGTGAGAGCGGCCGCGAGGCCTTCTTCCGTAGGCTCCACAGCTTTGGTCTCGTCAACGTCGTCCTCCTCCAGTTCGTCAGTTTGtttctaaaaaaaacaaatcaacaaATCGTCGCTCATTTATTACCCCTCACGCACCTTTTTCTTCTTTGGCGGCGCTTTATCCCAAGGAATTAGTTTATCAGGATCTACGCTGCACTCCCACACGCACGCTTGTCCGTTCTTACTGATCGTGGTGATGTCGTAGGTGTGCTCCTCAAAAAAACAACCGACGATGGAGTCGGTATGGTTCCCCAAAGAATATATCCGGAAATTGCTCCACCTGCAACAACCCCTGTCACATCAATTTTCCAATTGTTTGTTGCACTCACTTCTCGAGAGGATAGAGCTTTGCGGCCATGTCTTTCGACCCCACGGCTAAAATCCTCGAATCGAAGGACCAATCGAGACAAGTCGTCTCGTCGTAAGCCCCGTGGAACACCCGCTCCATTATGAACGCATTGTATTCACCGGACAACGGACCCGGCGCTTTGAACACGAAAACTGCAATTCAATCCACAGATACTTCACAAACTTCGACCGATATATCATTCCGCTCCTTACCGTTATTTTCTTTGCACACGGCGAAGTGTTTACCATCCGGACTGAATTTCACGGCGCGCACCTTCCGTTTAAACCTGTACCTGTGCACGACCGTCTGGGAAATCAAACTGATCCAGTGGGCTTCACCTTCTTCGTTGATCGCAATTAGGGAGCAACCGTCCGGACTTAGGGCTAGCGCGGTGTAATTGTATCTACTCTCGACAGGTAGAGTTACAACTTTGTCGCTAAAAATCATCGGGTGAGACGAGTCGACGAGAACTTATTcttacttttttaaatcgaaGATGCTGAGCCTGTTTCCGACGGGGCTGATCACGGAGTTGCCGTCGGGGGTGAAGAGGAGGTCTCCTTTGCGGTACACCGTCCCGAGGAGATTGTTAAACTTAAAAAGAACAAGTCCTAATAGTTACAAGATGAAATAATTTACTCACTTTGTAAGAAAACTTCATGTTGCGCTCTGTAAATCGCACGTTTTTGATAAATCACTTCGCACGTGCGTtgcacataacctcaaaactgtacacaaacaaataacaaaatgtcaaaaatgtgaGAGGGGCTATGGGAGGGGATGATTGGTGCTGACCCCTACCGAGTGATTTCATCTGAATTTAAAATAGGCACTAAAACGtcatttcatattttattgtttcgtaattttcttttcacaAAGAAACGGACGAAAGGTTTGGTGTGATGGTAAAAAATAACGTAAAAATTAGTACATTTATTAACACACTTTCACAGATCGGTGTACATACATCAagagttattataaaaaaaagctACATTTAATgtcattatttttagaatacTGATTCTTTGAGTTAAGCTAGTACGGAAAGGTCTTGAGATTGCACCGACGTAcatttcgttaaaaaaattccaacatATTAGGCACCGATAGTCCGAAACTTTGGAAACAACTCTAGCCCCCAGAATTATTTAAGAACTGGTACGTGTCTACGAGTTAAAACTTCACGATTGGTCTTTAAATGACAACAGTAATGTACCATAACTACGATAAGTACAGTCTACGAGAGTCTTGTATGTATATACATTATATAAAAATGACTTTTTTCGCCAAGTTAAGTAACTGTCTTAAGGGTATTATACGTTGTGCTTCAATTTACACTTTGTgcactaaaataaaattcacgcgaaaaataaatacgaGTATTTGATTGAGCGGAAAATAATGAGAGTTTCTAAGATTAttgcaaacaaaaaatatcacaaTTCAATAAATATCTGTCAAAAAAGATATTGCTGGTCGCTTATAATAAtcgtttttacaaaaatacaaaaagagtaataatttttctagtgtTACGAGTTAATAGCAGAGCCACCGCCCGTTCCATGCACTATACCGTTTTGAAACACCATTTTACAAGAAATACTAAATCGATATGTAAGCCTAGATCAGTCGATCGTAAACTATTGGTCATACGGAAGTCTCCGAATTCAACCTCAACACGAACTTGTTGCTCTTGGGGTCGACCACCTCTTCCGTGATGTTAAAATGCGGGAACTTCTTGACGGTGCACAAGAGCGAGATGTCGTTTTGTCTCAGCTGAAAACTCGTGTTGTCCCCTAGGGGCCTGGTGAGCAACTCTTCGCAGATCAGAGCCCACGTCTGCACCTCCTTTAGCTCTTTTTCGTTCTGGAGCACCGGCTCGCTGACCAAATATTGCTCGAGGAAGGCTTTCGGCGTGAGGTCGTTGCTCAAGCAGTTCGCCAGGTGGACCAAGATCGACTCGACGGAGTGTCTCGGCTGTTGCCTCGTCACTCTGAGGTACTTCTGCAGGGCTCGCGCCATCGAGGGAAAGATCGCTTGGGCCGCCTCGTGGGGGTCCATCGGGATCGCAGGCACTTGGTCGTTGTGTAAGCGTTTGATGTGCGTGAAGGCTTCTTCGGCGGCAGTGATCAGTCTCGCCCTCCGCTTCTTCACTCTCCTCTCGTACTCGTGCTCTTCGTAGAAGCGCTCGTTGTGGCTGGAGTCGCGCCTTCTGGCGTGCGCCGCCAGCATGGCCCTTGACTGGGACTGCTGCAATGAAGTGTTGTTCACTCCGTCCACTTCGTAAAACTTAAAACTAGACGAATTCTTCCGCGACTTGGACACCGGGATCCTCTCCAAGTACGGATTGTAGATGGGGAATTCGGTGTAGTACTTTTCCAACACCCAAACGGCGGCTCTCTGTATGCTGAGTTGACCGATTCCGAAGGCTCTGCTGGCGCCATCTGGGCTCCGCACGATCTTTATGTAGTACATCGGCTGCAGATGTCTTATTTCCACGAGGACCACGGCTAAGTAGTGTACGAAGAGGAGAGTGTCCGTCAGACTTGACGCGTAAGCCACTAGAGCTTTGTAGTCTACCGTTTCTTCGGGAGTGGTGGCGGCCCTCGCCGTTTCGGTCACTTGTACGATGTAAAACAACCAATAGGCGAAACTGCAGACCAGAACGAAAGCCAGGACGGCCGCTCTGAAGAGGAAAAACCGCGGAAGGGTCGCGTGGGGTTTTCTCAGAAAAACCGCCCACGCTCCCACCGCCAGGATCGCCATCTTGAAGGCCAGCGAGACCAGCTGACCTTTGCATTCGGCGCCGCAGGCCAACAGTTTAGTGGTGTCGGCGAGTCCCAATCGCGACGACAGCGCAGGAAAGAATCCCAATTTTGGCAACACCACCATCGCCAAGGGACTCAAGAAGGCCACTATGGACAGAACGTAGGT contains the following coding sequences:
- the Vang gene encoding vang-like protein 2-B isoform X2, which translates into the protein MAPFQTAVTLTPDNRDGQEVIEVQILPQDDNWGENTTAITGNTSEQSQSTEDVSNWPGEPDTGLSFVCQRYMGTVLTYVLSIVAFLSPLAMVVLPKLGFFPALSSRLGLADTTKLLACGAECKGQLVSLAFKMAILAVGAWAVFLRKPHATLPRFFLFRAAVLAFVLVCSFAYWLFYIVQVTETARAATTPEETVDYKALVAYASSLTDTLLFVHYLAVVLVEIRHLQPMYYIKIVRSPDGASRAFGIGQLSIQRAAVWVLEKYYTEFPIYNPYLERIPVSKSRKNSSSFKFYEVDGVNNTSLQQSQSRAMLAAHARRRDSSHNERFYEEHEYERRVKKRRARLITAAEEAFTHIKRLHNDQVPAIPMDPHEAAQAIFPSMARALQKYLRVTRQQPRHSVESILVHLANCLSNDLTPKAFLEQYLVSEPVLQNEKELKEVQTWALICEELLTRPLGDNTSFQLRQNDISLLCTVKKFPHFNITEEVVDPKSNKFVLRLNSETSV
- the Vang gene encoding vang-like protein 2 isoform X1 → MGNETARDMETESIKSENSSRSRRSRGHRDRNNYRQHSHRSTRSNKSRKNDDMAPFQTAVTLTPDNRDGQEVIEVQILPQDDNWGENTTAITGNTSEQSQSTEDVSNWPGEPDTGLSFVCQRYMGTVLTYVLSIVAFLSPLAMVVLPKLGFFPALSSRLGLADTTKLLACGAECKGQLVSLAFKMAILAVGAWAVFLRKPHATLPRFFLFRAAVLAFVLVCSFAYWLFYIVQVTETARAATTPEETVDYKALVAYASSLTDTLLFVHYLAVVLVEIRHLQPMYYIKIVRSPDGASRAFGIGQLSIQRAAVWVLEKYYTEFPIYNPYLERIPVSKSRKNSSSFKFYEVDGVNNTSLQQSQSRAMLAAHARRRDSSHNERFYEEHEYERRVKKRRARLITAAEEAFTHIKRLHNDQVPAIPMDPHEAAQAIFPSMARALQKYLRVTRQQPRHSVESILVHLANCLSNDLTPKAFLEQYLVSEPVLQNEKELKEVQTWALICEELLTRPLGDNTSFQLRQNDISLLCTVKKFPHFNITEEVVDPKSNKFVLRLNSETSV
- the LOC138134430 gene encoding periodic tryptophan protein 2 homolog; protein product: MKFSYKFNNLLGTVYRKGDLLFTPDGNSVISPVGNRLSIFDLKNDKVVTLPVESRYNYTALALSPDGCSLIAINEEGEAHWISLISQTVVHRYRFKRKVRAVKFSPDGKHFAVCKENNVFVFKAPGPLSGEYNAFIMERVFHGAYDETTCLDWSFDSRILAVGSKDMAAKLYPLEKWSNFRIYSLGNHTDSIVGCFFEEHTYDITTISKNGQACVWECSVDPDKLIPWDKAPPKKKKKQTDELEEDDVDETKAVEPTEEGLAAALTEDKSEEVKNDKFFYKRLARHYLADEARKDDKRAVLTCAAYHNKTKVLVTGFSNGAFFIHELPDVNLIHSLSISEQKISSVCLNSTGDWIGLGCGGLGQLLVWEWQSEIYRLKQQSHSNNMSCVCYSVDGQLLATGGEDGKVKLWNVHSGFCFVTFGEHSSAVTAVAFSGTKKFLVSASLDGTVRAYDVLRYRNFRTFASPRPVQFASVSVDSSGEFVAAGGQDVFEIFLWSIKTGRLLEILSGHEGPVTSLTFSPSVTSTCLASVSWDKTLRIWDAIEKGSAHETIELMSDGLCVQFKPDGKEVAAATLDGQILIFDVKTSVQVTSIEGRNDLGSGRSDADLVTARKSLQAKAFTSLCYSADGAYLLAGGQSKNVCIYNVAESLIVKKFEITQNRSLDAVDDFINRRKMNEFGNIALVEERDEREGGNVVLKLPGVKKGDMAGRTVKPEVRVFSLQFSPTGQQWAAATTEGLLVYSLSSGLIFDPWDLQIGITPEAVKNSIRDGDHLNALTMAMKLNEANLIQEVMENIPVKDVELIVSSLSEQYVHRLLVIVSSALDSSRHLEYYLIWTRCLLSVHGPKIAPRKNMAYLLALEKSLVRKYDQVSKICEFNKYTIQYVMKLGDMVAKKTKMLNKMDVESDSEDASSGSENDIYMESD